Within Burkholderia cepacia GG4, the genomic segment GAATGACGCTATTCGAGGGTTCCCGGTAAAATGCGCCTTTCGGGAATGCTCGGTAACTGCTTCGTCATGCATCGAATTGGATTCTTCGTTTGCCGTGGCTACGATGTGCTTGATCTTGGCGGGCCGCTGTCGGCCTTTAATCAGGTGGTCACAGCCGCCGGCCATACGCCATATGACCTTCATGTCGTCTCGCAATCCGGCGGCCCGGTTCTGGGCAATACGGGCCTTTCGATCGAGACGAAGCCGATCGGAAGGCGCACGTTCGACACCGTCATTTTCGTGGGCGGCGAGATCGAGCCGATGCAGACGTCGGAGAATATCGCCGCCGCCAGAAAATTGGCCGCCAAAGCCTCGCGGGTGGCAAGCGTGTGTACGGGAGCGTTTCTGCTTGCGGAAACCGGCTTGCTGGACGGCTTGAGAGCCGCGACCCACTGGCGATACGCTGCGCTGTTGCAGTCGCGCTTCCCGCGCACGCGAGTCGACGGCGACAGTATCTATATCGTGGATGGCCGCGTCTGGACCTCCGCCGGCATCGCCTCCGGAATCGACCTGGCGCTCGGCATCATTGAAAGGGATATGGGCGCAGAGACTGCGCGCGCCGTCTCCCGGCTTCTGGTGGTGCCGTATCGTCGACCAGGAGGGCAGTCCCAATTCTCCGCCATGTCGCAGATGGAACCGGAATCGGATCGCATCCGCATCGCCCTGAATTTTGCCCGGGAACATCTGGCTGAAGCATTGCCTGTCGAACGACTCGCCGATGCCGCAAGATTGAGCTTGCGGCAGTTCGGCCGAGCCTTTCGCCGCGAAACCGGTGAAACACCAGCCAAGGCGGTCGAGCGCTTGCGAGTCGAAGCTGCGCGGCTGCGCCTGCAGGGTGGCAGCGAACCAATCGAACAGATTGCCCTGGCGGTGGGATTCACAGATCCGGAACGGATGCGCAGGGCCTTCATCAAGCTGCATGGGCACCCGCCGCAAGCAATTCGACGCGAGAGCAGATCGAACGGCGCGCGCTGATCGACCGCCGGCCGATCAGCACGCTGCGTGGTCAACGTCCCGCTGACGGGCTATTGGCGCTTGGTTACTTCACGCTCCATTTCGCCGGACGCTCACTGGTCGGCGGTTTTGACGGGAGCGTAGTCATTCCACATGTCGCGATGCAGCTTCCACACGCCGGCCTGTTTCACAAAGACGAGAATCTGCTTGGCGCGGATCTGGAGCTTGCCATCGTGGTCGCGGACCTCCGCATCCGAAACCTCCGTCACGAACCGGTCATTACCGTAGAACTCGTCATGGCTGAACGATACGGTGCCGGGTTTTGATCCGGCATACCCCTTGGTGAAGTACGCGGCGATCGCGCGGCTCCCGGTGACTTTGTCGCCTCCGGGCGGCAAGAGTGTGCCGTCGTCGGTATAGAGGCGGCCTATCGCCTCATAGTCGCCTCGCGCAAAGGCATCCGCCCATCGCGCGTTTTCGGCCTTGATGGCCGCTTCGGGCGGACGTTGCGAACCGCCGGCGGTGGCCGGCGCGGTGAAGGCGAAAAAGGAGACGCAGGCTGCAAGCGCAACAGTACAAAGACGGATCTGTGGCATCGAGTGATTTCCGAACTGGCTTGAATTGAACGGGTGGTGCCAAATGGGCCGGTGGAGCGGGCAATGTCGGCCGCGGCCTGCATCGAGGCCGGCGGCGGCCATGCGCACCTTGCCCGCAAGCGTTTCAGCGAACGCCGGGGATGCGTGCGAGCCCCCGGGATGCGCCGGGCAGTTTTTTGTCGACCATCGCGATGACATCCGGCCGTGCGTCCCTGGGATGACCAGAGTGGAACGGCGGAGCGGGATCGTATTCGATCGCGAGCTGCGTGAATTCGGCGGCCTGTTGACCGCGCAGTTTCGCTGCCACGCGAAGTGCGAAGTCGATGCCCGCCGTCACGCCGCCGCCGCTCATGAACCGGCCGTTGTCGTCTTCCACGAAGCGATCGGGAACGGGAATGGCGCCATATTCCGACAGCTTGTTGACGAAGGCCCAATGGCAGGCGCTTCGCTTGCCCTTGAGAACGCCTGTTGCGGCGAGCACGAGCGATCCGTTGCAAACCGACGTAACGTATTTGGCGCTTTCTGCCAGACGCCGGATCTGAGCCTGATACGCCGGCTGCATCGGCGCCGTCAAATCGGACCCGCCGGGGACCAGGATCAAGTCGGTCTTCTCGATATCGGCCAGTCGTTCGGTCTTGCCATACACGACGCCAAATTCGAGCGTCACGTTGCCTCCATCGAGGCTCGCGTAGCGCACGTTCGTATTGGGTAGCCGGTGGAAAATCTCGCTGGGGCCGGCGAAGTCGAGAAGCGTACCGCCATCGAAATTGACGATCAGAATATCGAGGGGGTCATTCGGCGCAAGTACCCCCTTGCTGCCTGCCTGTGCAAGAGCAGGCGTGGCGTGCCCAAGCAACGCGCCACCACCCAGGACGGCGCCGAGGGTGGCGGCGCTGCCGAGCTTGAGAACATCGCGGCGCGAACGACCTGCTCGGTTGAGTTGCTTTGCGGAAGCATTGTTATCGCTACTGTCGGTCAAGATGACTTCTCCTTGCACTTCGGCCCCTTCTGCGAGCGCAACCAGGCCGGGCCGGATTGAATAACCGCCACGACGTAAAGCGTGGCGGACGCGAGATCAGGATGTGGATGAGCCGGGATGACGTGTCGGGCTCCGGAATCGTGAACTGCAGGCTTAAAGCTGCGAGGCACCGCCGTCGACGACCAGTTCGGTGCCGACGACGTAGGAGGACTCGTCGCTGGCGAGATACAGCGCCGCGTAGGCGATGTCCTCGGCCTTGCCCAGGCGGCCCACCGGAATCGCTGCGGCGAACTCGGCCCGACGGTCGCGAACCCATTCGTCGGGCATGCCCCACTTGGTGATCAGGGGCGTGTTGATCGCGCCGGGCGCGATCGCGTTGAAGCGGATCTTCCGGTCGAGAAACTCATAGGACCAGCTGCGGGCAAGCGATCGAACGGCGGCCTTTGCTGCTGCAGTCAACGAGATGCCATGCTTGCCGGTCCGCGCGACAAACGATGTATTGAGGATGACTGAGGAACCTTCGCGCAAGTGCGGCAACATCGCTTGAAGCGTGAACACCACACCCTTGACGTTGACGTCCATGATCTCGTCATAGAGCGCGTCGTCGATGTCGTCGACGGCGGACGGGAAAGCCCAGCCGGCGTTGGCGAACACGACATCCAGGCCGCCGAACTGCGCTGTTACCTCAGCGGCAATCGCCCGCATGTCCTTGATCGAACGCACGTCGCCCTTGAGAATGATCGCGTTCTCGCCAAGCTCGGCCTTCACACGCTCAAACACGGCATCATCGCGACCCGTAACCGCGACTCGGGCACCTTCTGCAATGAACAGCTTCGCGGTTGCAAGACCGATGCCACTGGTTCCACCGGTGATCAAAGCCGATTTGTTCTTGAGCCTCATTTTCCATTCCTTTCCATGTTGTGTGATTGATCAGGCCGAAAGCGCACGACGCAATCGCGCTTGTGCGCTTTGCTCAGCTTGATCGTCCGTGGGAAGTATGGAATGTGAGGCGAGTGGCGCAAAGGTCTTATAACCCTCAAAAAGCGCCACTCAATCCGAACGAATGAAAAACGTGTCTCGGCGTTCGGTGACGCCGTGCGTGGCGGTGGATTTCCGCGAGGCGGGGCGGATCGCGGCGCGGTACCTGCTCGAACGCGGGCACGAGGCGATCGGCGTGATCGTCGACGGCTCGGCGAGCGGCGTGCAGGCGGGGCGCGCTACGACGGCTTCGTCGACGTGATGCGCAAAGGGGGGGCTCGACGGGGGCGGCGCCGGGTCGGCACACGGCTGCATAGGCGTGGCGGGCGCATCGGTTGCGCTCGCGTAGCGCGCGGTTGACGAAGCCGGTCAAGGCGCCGGACGCGCGGCGGCGGGCGGAAACGCGTGAGACCGGGCCCGCCCGCCTCACTCGCCTTCGACGAGCCGCATCACGATGCGTCGGGCTGAATCGAGATGCGCGACCGTCATCGCGCGTGCGCCGCGAGCATTGCGCGCGCGGCACGCTTGCAGGATGCCGTCGTGCTCGACCTGGAACGACGGCGTATCCGCGAGCAAGGTAGTCTGCAGGCGCTCGTACCGCTCGACCTGGCTGCGCAACTCCGCGATCGCCTTCAACTGCCGCTCGTTGCCGCAGCACGAATACAGCAGCGCATGGAATTCACGGTTCAGCTCGCCCTGCCGGCGCGGCACGCTCGATTCGCCGAGCAGCCGGTGCACGAGTTCGGCGCGCGCGAGCGTTTCGTCGTCGAGCCGCTTCACGCTGCGGTAGATCGCGTCGCCTTCGAGCAGTGCGCGCATGTCGTAGATTTCCTGCACGTCGGATGCGCTCAGCATCCGCACGACCGCGCCGCGATTGCGGAAGATGTCCAGCAGCCCTTCGCGCTCCAGGCGCTGGATCGCCTCGCGCAGCGGAATCCGGCTGATCCCGAAGCGCTCGGCGAGATCGCGCTCGACGAGCCGCTCGCCTCCCTGCAACTCGCCGTCGATGATCATTTCCCGCAGCGATGCGGCCACCGCGTCCGCCGTGGAGTCGAGTCTGGCTTCCATGCCCTTAGGTTCCTCATTTTGGAATAATGGTATACCAAACGGCATTCCGGTGCCACAATGGCAGCCTCACGTTCCGATAGCAGAGGAGGGCGAGATGGCGCATGGCGAACACAAGTACCGGGTGGCAGTGGAGTGGACCGGCAACCGGGGAACCGGCACGTCGGGGTATCGCGAATATGGCCGCGATCATGTGATCCGCGCGGGTTCGAAGCCGGACATTCCGGGCTCGTCGGACCCGGCGTTCCGCGGTGACGCGGCGCGCTGGAATCCGGAAGACCTGCTGCTGGCGTCGGCATCGGCATGCCACAAGCTCTGGTATCTGCATCTGTGTGCCGATGCGGGCATCCGCGTGCTCGCGTATGTCGACGATGCCGAAGGAACGATGCTCGACAGCCCCGAGCAGGGGCGCTTCACCGAAATCGTGCTGCACCCGCGCGTGACGATCCGCGCGGGCGACGATCGTGCGCTGGCGGAGCGGCTGCATCATGACGCGCATGCGAAGTGCTATGTCGCGAACTCCGTCAACTTCCCGATCCGGTGCGAACCGGTGATCGAGTTCGCCGCCGAGTGATGCAAGCGATGGAGACGACGTTGAAGCTGTTCTACTACCCGGGCAACGCAAGCATGGCGCCCCATTTCGTGCTGGAAGAAATCGGGAAGCCGTTCGAGCTGGCGTTCGTCGACCGCACGCGCGACCAGCACAAGTCGCCCGAGTACCTCGCACTCAATCCGAACGGCCTCATTCCGGTGCTGGTCGACGGTGACCTGGTGTTGTACGAGACCGCCGCGATTTGTCTGCATCTCGCCGATACGCATCCGGAGCAGCGGCTTGCCCCGGCGCTCGGTACGCTCGAGCGAGCCCGCTTCTACAAGTGGCTGATGTGGTTGACCAACACGCTGCAGGCGACGTTGATCGCGTATTTCTACCCGGAGCGATGGGTCGACGCGGGCAACGCGGCGGGCGCCGCGCAGGTGAAGGCGCATGCGGAAGAGAAGGTCACCACGCTGCTGGATCTGCTCGAGGAACAGCTCGACGCAAGCGGCGGCCCCTGGCTGCTCGGTGCGCACTACACGGTGCTCGATCCGTATGCGTTGATGCTGTGTCGCTGGACGCGGGGCTTCACCGAGCCGGCGCGACAACGTCCGCGGCTCAGCGATTATCTGCAGCAGGTACTCGCGCGCCCGGCGATCCAGCGCGCATTGAAGACGGAAGGGCTCGCGGCGCCCTGGGTGTAACCGGATCTACAAGCCGTCAGGGTTCCCTGCGACACGAGTGACGGTTGGTTTTCAGGTTACCGCACAGTTCTGATGAAGCAAGCGCAATCCGGTACTCGCTCCGCCGTCGTCGGAGACGACGGCGGCGAGGATCGCGTACTGACGACTTTTCTGATTGCATGGAGCGTGGCGCTGTTGTCGCAGAGCCATGAGCGGCGACCCTGTTCTCCACGCTGCTGCGGCGGACCCTGTCCCCCAGCCTCACAGCACGACCCCGTACACCGCCCTTGCAGCCACACGAATCGCATCGGCCATCACCTCGACGGCCGGCGAATGCAGCCGGTCGGTGCGCGTGATGATTCCGAAATCGTCCATCCGGCAATCCATCTCCAGCGGCAGCACCGTGACGATCCCGTGTCGCGCGTAGTACAGCGCGACGTCCTCCGCG encodes:
- a CDS encoding OsmC family protein; translation: MAHGEHKYRVAVEWTGNRGTGTSGYREYGRDHVIRAGSKPDIPGSSDPAFRGDAARWNPEDLLLASASACHKLWYLHLCADAGIRVLAYVDDAEGTMLDSPEQGRFTEIVLHPRVTIRAGDDRALAERLHHDAHAKCYVANSVNFPIRCEPVIEFAAE
- a CDS encoding GntR family transcriptional regulator, with amino-acid sequence MEARLDSTADAVAASLREMIIDGELQGGERLVERDLAERFGISRIPLREAIQRLEREGLLDIFRNRGAVVRMLSASDVQEIYDMRALLEGDAIYRSVKRLDDETLARAELVHRLLGESSVPRRQGELNREFHALLYSCCGNERQLKAIAELRSQVERYERLQTTLLADTPSFQVEHDGILQACRARNARGARAMTVAHLDSARRIVMRLVEGE
- a CDS encoding SDR family oxidoreductase, with translation MRLKNKSALITGGTSGIGLATAKLFIAEGARVAVTGRDDAVFERVKAELGENAIILKGDVRSIKDMRAIAAEVTAQFGGLDVVFANAGWAFPSAVDDIDDALYDEIMDVNVKGVVFTLQAMLPHLREGSSVILNTSFVARTGKHGISLTAAAKAAVRSLARSWSYEFLDRKIRFNAIAPGAINTPLITKWGMPDEWVRDRRAEFAAAIPVGRLGKAEDIAYAALYLASDESSYVVGTELVVDGGASQL
- a CDS encoding YybH family protein; this translates as MPQIRLCTVALAACVSFFAFTAPATAGGSQRPPEAAIKAENARWADAFARGDYEAIGRLYTDDGTLLPPGGDKVTGSRAIAAYFTKGYAGSKPGTVSFSHDEFYGNDRFVTEVSDAEVRDHDGKLQIRAKQILVFVKQAGVWKLHRDMWNDYAPVKTADQ
- a CDS encoding DJ-1/PfpI family protein, whose amino-acid sequence is MTDSSDNNASAKQLNRAGRSRRDVLKLGSAATLGAVLGGGALLGHATPALAQAGSKGVLAPNDPLDILIVNFDGGTLLDFAGPSEIFHRLPNTNVRYASLDGGNVTLEFGVVYGKTERLADIEKTDLILVPGGSDLTAPMQPAYQAQIRRLAESAKYVTSVCNGSLVLAATGVLKGKRSACHWAFVNKLSEYGAIPVPDRFVEDDNGRFMSGGGVTAGIDFALRVAAKLRGQQAAEFTQLAIEYDPAPPFHSGHPRDARPDVIAMVDKKLPGASRGLARIPGVR
- a CDS encoding GlxA family transcriptional regulator, with amino-acid sequence MHRIGFFVCRGYDVLDLGGPLSAFNQVVTAAGHTPYDLHVVSQSGGPVLGNTGLSIETKPIGRRTFDTVIFVGGEIEPMQTSENIAAARKLAAKASRVASVCTGAFLLAETGLLDGLRAATHWRYAALLQSRFPRTRVDGDSIYIVDGRVWTSAGIASGIDLALGIIERDMGAETARAVSRLLVVPYRRPGGQSQFSAMSQMEPESDRIRIALNFAREHLAEALPVERLADAARLSLRQFGRAFRRETGETPAKAVERLRVEAARLRLQGGSEPIEQIALAVGFTDPERMRRAFIKLHGHPPQAIRRESRSNGAR
- a CDS encoding glutathione S-transferase family protein codes for the protein METTLKLFYYPGNASMAPHFVLEEIGKPFELAFVDRTRDQHKSPEYLALNPNGLIPVLVDGDLVLYETAAICLHLADTHPEQRLAPALGTLERARFYKWLMWLTNTLQATLIAYFYPERWVDAGNAAGAAQVKAHAEEKVTTLLDLLEEQLDASGGPWLLGAHYTVLDPYALMLCRWTRGFTEPARQRPRLSDYLQQVLARPAIQRALKTEGLAAPWV